In the genome of Taurinivorans muris, one region contains:
- the ftsH gene encoding ATP-dependent zinc metalloprotease FtsH: protein MNNNFSKNLLVWVVIVIAAMTVFNMFNPSFNGTGNSMSYSEFLNSVNRGEVAEVKIQDRNITYRTQAGAELSTYAPDDPGLVEHLLNKNVRIDAVAPEEPSLLVSVLMSWFPMILLIGVWIFFMRQMQGGGGKAMSFGRSRARMIDANQAKVTFADVAGVDEAKEELSEVVEFLSNPKKFTRLGGRIPKGVLLVGPPGTGKTLLARAVAGEAGVPFFSISGSDFVEMFVGVGASRVRDLFMQGKKNAPCLIFIDEIDAVGRQRGAGLGGGHDEREQTLNQMLVEMDGFESNEGVILIAATNRPDVLDPALLRPGRFDRQVVVSTPDLRGRQHILAVHTKKTPIADDVDIEVLAKGTPGFSGADLENLVNEAALQAAKKNKNQLNMSDFEYAKDKVLMGKERRSLVLSEEEKRITAYHEAGHALAAVCLPGSDPVHKVSIIPRGRALGVTMQLPEEDRHGYSKNYLRNNLVVLLAGRMAEELVMDDITTGAGNDIERATKMARKMVCEWGMSDKIGPQAIGDNGGEVFLGREWAHTDSVSQSTAQIVDSEIKFFIDEARERCRKILEENMDKLHAIAAALLERETITGEEIKRIMDGKELDPFVLDGTKKADENDTFAWSEESKEIRHPETSENAGRAERAEQAGEQDAGSQKSEDKDM, encoded by the coding sequence TTGAACAATAATTTTTCAAAAAATCTTTTAGTTTGGGTTGTTATTGTTATTGCCGCAATGACGGTTTTCAATATGTTTAATCCCTCTTTCAACGGGACCGGAAATTCCATGTCTTACAGCGAATTTCTCAATTCCGTCAATCGCGGGGAAGTTGCGGAAGTAAAAATTCAGGACAGGAATATCACATACAGAACCCAAGCCGGGGCGGAACTTTCAACATACGCTCCCGACGATCCGGGGCTTGTGGAACATTTGTTGAATAAGAACGTGCGCATCGACGCTGTCGCTCCGGAAGAGCCTTCTTTGCTCGTTTCCGTGCTCATGTCCTGGTTTCCGATGATTTTGCTGATTGGCGTATGGATTTTCTTTATGCGTCAAATGCAGGGAGGCGGCGGAAAGGCGATGAGCTTCGGACGTTCCCGCGCAAGAATGATAGATGCGAACCAAGCCAAGGTGACGTTTGCCGATGTGGCGGGCGTTGACGAGGCGAAAGAGGAACTCTCCGAAGTTGTGGAATTTTTGTCCAATCCGAAAAAATTCACGCGTCTTGGCGGGCGCATTCCCAAAGGCGTGCTTTTGGTAGGGCCTCCGGGAACCGGTAAGACTTTGCTCGCCCGTGCCGTCGCCGGTGAGGCGGGCGTGCCGTTTTTCTCCATTTCAGGTTCTGATTTCGTGGAAATGTTTGTCGGGGTCGGAGCTTCCCGTGTGCGCGACCTTTTCATGCAAGGCAAAAAAAATGCTCCCTGTTTGATATTTATTGACGAAATCGACGCCGTCGGCCGTCAGAGAGGAGCCGGTCTTGGCGGCGGACACGATGAAAGGGAGCAAACCCTCAACCAAATGCTTGTGGAAATGGACGGTTTTGAATCCAATGAAGGCGTCATTCTCATTGCGGCGACGAACCGCCCCGATGTGCTTGACCCCGCGCTTCTCCGTCCCGGACGTTTTGACCGTCAAGTGGTTGTTTCAACCCCCGACCTTAGAGGCCGCCAGCATATTTTAGCCGTGCACACAAAGAAAACGCCTATTGCGGACGATGTGGATATTGAAGTGCTTGCCAAAGGCACTCCCGGATTTTCAGGTGCGGATCTTGAAAATCTTGTCAACGAGGCAGCCCTGCAAGCCGCCAAGAAAAATAAAAATCAGCTCAATATGTCCGATTTTGAATATGCGAAAGATAAAGTCCTGATGGGTAAGGAACGCCGTAGTCTTGTTCTCAGCGAAGAGGAAAAGCGTATCACGGCGTATCATGAGGCAGGGCACGCTCTTGCGGCGGTTTGCCTTCCCGGTTCCGATCCCGTGCATAAGGTTTCCATTATTCCGAGGGGACGCGCCCTTGGCGTAACCATGCAGCTTCCGGAAGAGGACAGACACGGTTATTCCAAAAATTATCTGCGCAACAATTTGGTTGTGCTTTTGGCGGGCCGTATGGCTGAAGAACTGGTTATGGACGACATAACGACAGGCGCGGGCAATGATATTGAGCGCGCTACCAAAATGGCGCGGAAAATGGTTTGCGAATGGGGCATGAGCGATAAGATCGGTCCGCAGGCTATCGGTGATAACGGAGGCGAAGTTTTCCTCGGCAGGGAATGGGCCCATACCGATTCCGTAAGCCAATCCACAGCGCAGATTGTCGATTCCGAAATAAAATTCTTCATTGACGAAGCCCGTGAGCGCTGCCGTAAAATTCTTGAAGAAAATATGGATAAGCTGCACGCCATCGCCGCGGCTCTTCTTGAAAGGGAAACCATTACGGGCGAAGAGATCAAGCGCATTATGGACGGCAAGGAACTCGACCCGTTCGTGCTTGACGGCACAAAAAAAGCTGACGAAAACGATACGTTCGCATGGTCAGAAGAAAGCAAGGAAATACGGCATCCTGAAACTTCTGAAAATGCAGGGCGGGCGGAACGCGCCGAACAGGCAGGCGAACAGGACGCCGGCAGCCAAAAATCAGAAGACAAGGATATGTAA
- the folP gene encoding dihydropteroate synthase, producing the protein MQYPLQFRGEALMSAPFYVWGIVNTTPDSFYDGGCYEKTDHATAHARLLWEQGACILDIGGASSRPGAEDVDSLEEWRRIAPVISAVKGFSAEEYVSCRGADMIRTDIVPLDFGRKPLVSVDTWRASVAEKALEKGVEIINDISAFSWEKELLDVVADYKPLYVLMHCKGRPQTMQETPCYGDVVKDVYAFFEEKMNILVQKGLPEENIILDFGIGFGKTLEHNLDLLRHIQVFEALKRPLLLGLSQKSLFGHLLGLKKNERSVSTQVCTALAMRQGISHHRVHEVKETVETLALTYALQNGNA; encoded by the coding sequence ATGCAATATCCGCTGCAATTCAGGGGTGAGGCTTTAATGTCCGCCCCTTTTTATGTTTGGGGCATTGTGAACACAACGCCGGATTCCTTTTATGACGGCGGTTGTTATGAAAAAACGGATCATGCGACAGCACACGCCCGCCTTTTGTGGGAGCAGGGGGCATGCATTTTGGATATCGGCGGCGCGTCTTCCCGTCCCGGCGCGGAAGATGTGGACAGCCTTGAAGAATGGCGGCGTATTGCGCCTGTCATTTCCGCCGTAAAAGGGTTTTCTGCGGAAGAATATGTTTCATGCCGCGGAGCCGATATGATACGGACGGATATTGTTCCGCTTGATTTTGGAAGAAAACCGCTTGTTTCCGTGGATACGTGGCGGGCTTCGGTGGCGGAAAAAGCGCTTGAAAAAGGCGTTGAAATCATTAATGATATTTCAGCGTTCAGCTGGGAAAAGGAACTTCTTGACGTGGTGGCGGATTACAAGCCTCTTTATGTGCTCATGCACTGCAAGGGCAGGCCGCAGACAATGCAGGAAACACCATGTTACGGCGACGTGGTGAAAGATGTGTACGCCTTTTTTGAAGAAAAAATGAATATTCTTGTGCAAAAAGGTTTACCGGAAGAAAATATTATTTTAGATTTCGGCATCGGGTTTGGAAAAACTCTGGAACATAATCTTGACCTGTTGCGGCATATTCAGGTTTTTGAAGCGCTGAAACGCCCTTTGCTGCTTGGTTTGTCACAAAAATCTTTGTTCGGGCATTTGCTCGGTTTGAAAAAAAATGAACGTTCCGTAAGCACGCAGGTTTGCACGGCTCTTGCCATGCGACAGGGGATCAGTCACCATAGGGTGCATGAAGTGAAAGAAACGGTTGAAACTTTGGCTTTGACCTATGCTTTGCAAAACGGAAACGCATAA
- the cdaA gene encoding diadenylate cyclase CdaA, with the protein MLGIAQFPITVKDILDIVVVTGCFYYLLRLVKDTRAMAAINGFFLLFLIYAVAKFIGLFTLSWLLENFFGSLFLVIVILFSADIRHALAGISLRSLFRKKEKLSDNTIQILVDTCELLAKKRIGAIIVLERDMKLGDLLSRGVRLDALLSKELLHTIFFPNTALHDGAVIINKQGRIIAASCVLPLTQNQERQHFGTRHRAALGLSEVSDSVVLVVSEERGEFTVAQNGRLSNPLNRERLERILNNVLI; encoded by the coding sequence ATGCTTGGTATTGCACAATTTCCCATAACTGTGAAAGACATACTGGATATAGTTGTTGTAACCGGTTGCTTTTATTATCTTTTGCGCTTGGTAAAAGATACAAGGGCAATGGCTGCGATAAATGGTTTTTTCCTGCTTTTCCTTATTTACGCCGTGGCGAAATTTATCGGCTTGTTCACGCTTTCATGGCTTTTGGAAAACTTTTTCGGTTCGCTTTTTCTTGTCATTGTCATTTTGTTCAGCGCCGACATCCGCCACGCCCTTGCGGGAATCAGTCTGCGTTCCCTTTTCAGGAAAAAAGAGAAACTGAGTGACAATACCATTCAAATTTTGGTTGATACGTGCGAACTCTTGGCTAAAAAACGAATCGGTGCTATTATCGTGCTTGAGCGCGATATGAAGCTCGGGGATCTGCTCAGCCGCGGCGTGCGCCTTGACGCGCTGCTTTCAAAAGAATTGCTGCATACCATTTTCTTTCCCAATACCGCATTGCATGACGGGGCGGTGATTATCAACAAACAAGGCAGGATTATCGCCGCGAGCTGCGTTTTGCCCTTGACCCAAAATCAGGAAAGGCAGCATTTCGGAACACGCCACCGTGCCGCTCTCGGTTTGTCGGAAGTGAGCGACAGCGTTGTTCTTGTCGTGTCTGAAGAGCGGGGGGAATTTACCGTCGCTCAGAACGGCAGGCTTTCCAATCCGCTAAACCGTGAACGTCTGGAAAGGATTTTAAATAATGTTCTCATTTAA
- a CDS encoding YbbR-like domain-containing protein has product MFSFKNLLSRKNVVENLRLLFFAFLLSCAVWYSVVGSSQAETDISFHVEYVDLPDDLMVVKGMKDVLRVRVRASEQRLRSVVNKDFVYRINLKNAVRGANVFPVEINTAFSDVKGMEILSISPSYLIIEVDEIAEKRVPVEVDFSEKDDDDLYVRDLVLEPSEVKLKGPKEILENIYSLKVKFDINQVELAGQYTRNIPLSLPNLVEADTPVTKISFEAWFDLVPVSLSRLVQLDKTGGDFKTEPRTVDIELEIPQSKMISYNIDPAYMAQVRAIVRNTHELAEGRLLPVEVLLPKGAKLLSVNPDKVKIVANQ; this is encoded by the coding sequence ATGTTCTCATTTAAAAATCTGCTTTCAAGAAAAAATGTCGTTGAAAATTTGCGCTTGCTCTTTTTCGCCTTTTTGCTTTCCTGTGCCGTGTGGTACAGTGTCGTGGGAAGTTCGCAGGCTGAAACGGATATTTCCTTCCATGTGGAATATGTTGATTTGCCCGATGATTTAATGGTTGTCAAAGGCATGAAAGATGTCCTCCGTGTGCGGGTGCGGGCTTCCGAACAGCGGTTGCGCAGTGTTGTCAACAAAGATTTTGTCTACCGTATCAATTTGAAGAATGCCGTCAGAGGAGCGAACGTTTTTCCGGTGGAAATAAACACGGCGTTTTCCGATGTCAAAGGTATGGAAATTTTAAGTATCAGCCCGTCTTACTTGATTATCGAAGTGGATGAAATAGCTGAAAAAAGGGTGCCTGTCGAAGTCGATTTTTCCGAAAAGGACGACGACGATCTGTATGTGCGCGATTTGGTGCTCGAACCTTCGGAAGTCAAGCTTAAAGGTCCGAAAGAAATACTCGAAAACATTTATTCCCTGAAAGTTAAATTCGATATCAACCAAGTGGAGCTTGCAGGACAGTATACGAGGAATATTCCCCTTTCTTTGCCTAATCTTGTGGAAGCTGATACGCCTGTGACGAAAATCAGTTTTGAGGCATGGTTCGATTTGGTTCCCGTGAGTTTGAGCAGGCTCGTACAGCTTGACAAGACAGGCGGGGATTTTAAAACAGAACCCCGCACGGTCGATATTGAGCTTGAAATTCCGCAAAGCAAGATGATTTCCTATAACATCGACCCTGCTTATATGGCCCAAGTGCGCGCAATAGTGCGAAATACCCATGAATTGGCGGAGGGACGGCTTTTGCCTGTGGAGGTTCTTTTGCCAAAAGGCGCGAAGCTCCTTTCGGTCAACCCCGATAAGGTGAAAATTGTTGCAAATCAATAA